Part of the Benincasa hispida cultivar B227 chromosome 12, ASM972705v1, whole genome shotgun sequence genome is shown below.
TACTATATAGAAATCTTAAAATGTTtgtcttaaattttatttataataaatatctaGCCTAAAATCTCACGCCACTCTGAAAAGACacgaaatttaaaattttgtaaagccagtttttttaaaataaaaatttttggaaaatctTTTATATATAGTCTTTTAAGTTTAATGGTTTATAAAAcacaaaattgtaaatattaaaGATCTTTTAAATATACGTTTGAAATTTGAGGAAACTtgtaattaatccaaaaaagaaaatttccaaCATTTGGCAATGATATATTTCCCCGAATATGAGACACAGCTTCACGGGAAGGTAGATGGGAGTTTGAACGTTGGTGTGAGCCCGTGAGGTGTGCGATCATTCAGTTCACATCACACTAGCCTCTCTAAATCGACCCGTTTCGGACTACTTGCGTAAGGAGAAGGCAAAAGAAAGAACCCCCAAATGGATTTGGCGGAGCTGTGGTCAATTTTCGGGCCAGGCGTCGCCGGAGCTGTGTTCGGCGCCGGATGGTGGTTCTGGGTTGACGCCGTTGTCTGCAGTTCTGTTGCTGTCTCCTTTATCCACTACCTCCCAGGTTCTTTATTCTTTTGCGAGTCCACGCCATGTTTAATTTGCGCTTAGGGTTTTTGACGGTTCTCCGGTATTGGGGTTGCAGgtatttttgcttcttttgcGGCTCTGATGTTCAATTGCGTTCGCAAAGAAGACATCGATTATTCTCCATACGAGGAGGGCGAATGGAGGTGAAGTTTATGATCTACTTAActatctctctttctctctcttgtcGTTGCTTTCTGCATCTTCTATTGTTTAAATCTGTCACTATTCATGTCGCGGCCCTCTCTGCCTAAGCATTCGTTTCGATTGAAAGCAATGTCACAGAGTTCTTCTCGACAAGGTTATGTGGAATGTGATTTAGTACCTTGCTAGGATTATTCTCCCTGAATGTGTTAGAATCTTATGAACTCGTAGCTTGCATCTGGGTCTTAATTCTTAATTTTCAGTTTAGAACATGGAATACAGTTCGATTCAAACCTTGCGTGTTTGCAATGGAAGTTGGGTGCTAACTCTGGGGCTTGGTTGGGGCACTCATCAGGAACTTGAAATCAGTGCAACCAAACGATTGAATTCTTTGTTACTCGTCCATTACAAGTTTAGATAAGGTGAAAAATCAAACAGGCAGCACAAGGTTGGCCGTGTTTGATGTAAGATCAATTTGGAGATGCAATTTCTTCACTGAGACttctatacatttttttttgtcttgcAAGCCCCATTTATACTGTACTGATTATCGATTGGACATCATATTAATCAATTCTTTTATACCCGTTTTCAACATCGCTCCAATTAAGAGGGCAGCGAAGAGAAGGAACTAAGGGATAAGAGTGAAGTTTTTAGGATGTGTAAGTACGTGTCTAGTGAGGGGAGCATTGAAAGAAGACAAATAGCATTCATGTGCTGAGattattagaaattaaaacACAGAACGCAACTTCTTGATAGAATGGTTCAAGTGATGGAAAACATTAGCAGAGGTCTGACAACCATTGAAAGTGGTGTGTTAGAGGTTGTGATGCTCAAGATTTAAGCTATACGAGTCATTATTCATCTTGCTTTTATATGCaactaaaattttcattaatttggaaaatatttttttagtatgcATCATTCCTCTCAATCATCATATTTTATAGGTTTGCTATCTCTGGATTAAGATGCATTCGGCGAGACAAGAGACCAAATGGGGTTGTATTAAAACAATCTAGGGACTGGGGAAGATGAAGCTTCACTCACTAAACTACAAAAGTAGATCCTCATTGGACTAGAATCATGAAAATGCtagaattataattttttttttggcggTTTGATCACTGCCAGGAGGCAGTAATAGTAGTATGCCGTATACTATATTAAAGTTATCTTGCAAAGCCGACTTATCAAATCCTTGGCATGTCTGTCTTCATATAAGGCAAAAAAGAGAATAACTGCACAGAATCTTTTCCTTGCCTATAAAAGCCATGCCCACAAATTTTTTTGCCAAACATAGGTCTTCTAGTCTAGGGAGATGAACTGATAACACAAATTctagcaaaaaataaaaacggtCGATACAGGCAAAGGAACAAGGAACATATGAGATTCCTCGGTCTTCTTGCTAAGACAATAAACTGAGGAGGACAAAGTCCAAAGTGGGAACTGTAATGTGTATGTGGTATTGAGATTGAAACTTCCGTAGAAGAGAGACCAAAGATGATTCACTTCCATAGGGATCATGAAATTCCTAATATAATTTGCAAAAGGGGCTTTAAAATTATCAGGCAATTTGGTAAGGTAAGATGCATTGAAGACCATTTCGCCAGACCTTGAGTAGTTGTGATATTTGTTTGAGAATAAAATTAGTAATGACTTGCAAGCTGAAATCTGGCTTCTTGGAACTCCATCAACACCCTCTTAAAAATGGAGCTCTTGAAGTGGTAATTGTAGAAATCAAATCCATATTGAGGGCCTATTGATTAATGGATGTGCTACCAAACTTGTCCGAGAATTAACCAATGAATGGTGAGATTAATTATGCTCATACCAATTgacaaattaagaaaatatcaaaACAGAGCAAGGTAATGACATTCAAATTATAGATTGGTCCATATGGTTTACCACCCATGAACGATTAGCTGCCATatcaaagtgtttttttttaaaaaaaaaaaaaaattaagaaacatAACTTTCATTATCAAAGAGAAAGATACAAAAAGATGGAGGGATGAGGTATCCCCTAGAACAACTTACAAAAAAAGGAGNCCCTAGAACAACTTACAAAAAAAGGAGCCCCATCGGTATAAATTTGGGTTAGGCTATAAATACAAAAGAATCTAGAAGTAGAGGACCAAGCAGAAGCAAAAAGAGTAACCAATTTCCAAAAAGGTTACTGTTAATTTTTTGATCACGAAAGAttatgaagtttttttttaaaccacAACCTCCAAAGGAGGGCGAAGATCCCATTGGACCAAAGGATTTTCGCTTGAGTGTTCAATTGAGGACCTTCAACTAACTGGACATCCCTGCATTTTGGACAAGCTAAATAGTCTCCCCCAACAACTAGCAGCAAAGGGACAAGGAAAAAAGGTGCATCAAAGATTCCTCACCTTTTTACAAAGAACACGCCAATTAGAAGAGAGTGCATAATTTCGAAGGACTCTGGATTCTACAAAAGGTGTTTATCCTTTCAAAAGAAAAGACCCACAAGAAAACTTTAACTTTCTGATGTAGCCTAGGAGATAAAAGAAGAGAAATCtccaataataaaatcaaagtttttattatgaattgAAAGTTGCCAATACAAGAAGACAATctctttatttatagagaattggaaagtaaactaatcctaattctaattaattaaagaaactaatcctaatcttAATTAGTcaaagaaactaatcctaatcctaattagtcaaagaaactaatcctaatcctagtGAACCAAGGAATCTAATTCTAATTCTAATCAATCATGGAAACTAATCCCAATCCTAATCAATCAAGGATTTGACCATAATACCCTAACTTATCCTAATCCTACTACATCATTCTATCCCTCCAAAAAAAACTCATCATCGAGTTTTAAAACGAAAATGAAGATAAGCCACTCGAACGTACACATCTTTGAACACCAGACACCAATAACAACCATTTTTCACGAGCCACGCcaatatatcaaatattttatttttgaaagagAAAATTATTTCCATCCATACTATCATCAATGAATCCAAGAATTAAGTTGTTCAAAAACTccttttttgttaaaatatatgCAGACTCCTCAAGGAATTGAGGAAaaagattttcaattttcttcgaATTAGGTTGCCCATGAGTATTATTTTCTTCCACACTTAAAGGATTCATATCCTCCTAGTATTTCCTTTGATATAACCTTGATCTTGGTTGTTCTTGAACAATTCTTGATAAATCTTGGACATTTTTTTTGCATATAATAGGTGTTGTTGATTCTCTTGTTGTTTTTCTTGGTGGTCAAGGCTAATTTCTGTTCTTTTCTCTTACGGTAAAGGTAACTGTGGTTGGTTGTGTGGCTCAGTTAATTGATCTGACCAAATGGACACATTCTTTATAGTggtttcatcttcttcaacacCTTCTTCATTGATTTCATCGATTAATAGTTCTTCATCATCCGGTTCGAAGTGAGCAACCTCTGTGTTAGTCCCAtcgtttttttcttcttccaatgcAATTTCCTCTTTGATCTTTCTACCTTTCTTATTCATCTCAtctttaattgattttttcttttcttctactTTGTTCATTTTTTGCACAATTTCACAACCCATTAGGATGAGTTCTTGTTCTTCTTGAGTGACTAAATATGATTCTTGATGGTTTCTTGAAAAATCTTGAAGATTATAATTATgcatttcttgaattttttccaAAACCCGAATTTCATTCACTCTTTCAAAAGTCCTCTTGATAGAcgtatttatttgaatatttatgTTTTCTTGAAAATGTTTCGACCTCCAAATTTGTGTTGGAATGATTCATGGGTGTTCTTTGATGTTGGTGATAATAATTTCTTTCACACTCTGAATAATTTTCTGAATCATCTAACTCCTAATTCTTACGTTGATTTCTCGAGAAACCGGCTTGATTTGATTGTCGGGTTCTTTGTTGATAATGTCGTCTTGTTATTTCGTTCCAAACTGCAATTGAATCTTCATCGGAATCGCTAGAATcactataattaaatttcaaatgtgGAATGATAGGTTCTTTAAGAAAATTGAGCACGGGCAAAATTATTATGTTGGAATTCTTCTTCTGAATCACTTGAATCAGAATTTCAACATTGTTTTTGGGAGAAAATTTGACTTTCTTGCCTGTACCAACTGTTACATTTTTTCTTTGTTGTCTTCCTTGATTGGTAATAGTCCATTTTTgcaaaatcttgaaaaaaaatctcGGTATcttcttttctaaaatttagatgGTTCCCCCTATATAGATGTGGACTGTTCAACAACGAGCACAACTCACGAAGCTTCCTATTGTGATTGGTGTCGCCAAGAGTTTCCTGGTTTTCCACCGGCGGCAGTCAACGTTGGCCCAGACggctgctctgataccaaattgatGTAGCCTAGGAGCTAAAAGAAGAGAAATCTCCAATAACGAAATCAaagtttttattatgaattgAAAATTATCAATACAAGAAGGCAATCTCtctatttttaaagaattggaaagcaaactaatcctaattctaattaattaaagaaactaatcctaatcctaattagTCAAAGAAAGTAATCCTAATACTAATAAACCAAGGAAATTAATCCTAATTCTATAATCAATCATGGAAACTACTCTCAAGGATTTGACCATAATACCCTAACTTATCCTACTACGTCACTTTCTTAGGATGAAATTCCAAATACAATTAGGTTTTAGTTTTCCCAAAGCTTTTTGTTTCACATTGAACTATCATTTTCTAGCAACCACATAACATGCCCTCCCTGTTATTCAGTCTAAAGATCTAGAACTTGTTCAAAAGAGCAACCCAATCTTCAAATTCAACATCACTGGAATTGATTCTAAACTTTAAATCCCACGCATGAAGAGAATCAAACCAGCACTGACAAACCAAAGAACCATTGACAATCACAAGTTTAGTCTGAAAAGCCTAGGAAATTCCAAACAAAGGGGCGAGTCAACCCAACCATTTGTCCTTCCAGAACTCTCCACAAACTGCTCTAACTCTATACCATTCCTCTGAAGTGAGGATGTTTCTCATGATCCAGGGTCAAAGGCCTTTAAACAAATGAGATCCTTTCATAAAAGTTCACCAATAACTCTATTCCACTTGTATTTATAAGCATTCACTGACCTCCATATAGCATCATTCTCAGTAAGAAATCTCTAACCTCATTTAGCTATAAGAGCACAATTTTTAGTGGCAAAGTCACTGATGCCCAACCCTCCATATTAGTTGTAAGGGAAATAGTCTCCCACCTAACAAGATTGACAACACTGAGCTCCTTGCTACCTTTCCAAAAGAAATTCCTAACCAACTTCTTCAACGTATCAAGCACACGAGTAGGGCAAGAGAAAATCAAGTAGTAGTATAAGGAGATGCTTGCAATAACCAACTAAGAAGCATGACCACTTTAGTTTGGCTAGCGTGTCCATATCCGATACTTTTCAGACACTTGGACACTTTGATGCTTGTTGGACACGTATTAGACACTTGTTAGTGCAATACATGTGTTAGACACTAGTTGTACAAATTCAAAATAGGAccattttgtagacatgtgtcaaacactttgacaaaaataataaaatttgagagCGAAATACATCAAACTAATTTCTTAAGCATAGAAATGAATGAACTTTggtttaaaaatgatatatattttaaaaaatgtatgttttaataaaCTTGTCCTTGTCGGTATCGTGTTTTATTCGTATCTTGTATTTGTATCTGTGCTTCTTAGATAACCGATTTAGCCAACGTAATGTTAGGTTTCTCCTCACTTGCACACAGTAAACCCAACAAGCAAACAATTTCAAGAGAACAGGGCAAACTACCTGTTGAAATGGTGTTTTAGCCCTAAGGGCGTTTTAGTCTTTTTCTCAATATCTACTGTCTAGGGTTTCTCTctgtttggttatttatacctGTCCTGTATTGAGTACTGTGTATcaggaaaaataaaagaataaaaattctcctattgtggtttttctccctgatctAGGATTTTCACGTAAATCTGTGTTTCTTTTCTTGTCTTCTTTtccaatatggtatcagagcatggcgACGAAGCCCTGGCCGTCATTGATGAGAACAAACCAGAGACTCCAACAGAAACCTCCATTGGAACAAAGGGATCCATGAACGCTGAAGTTGCCTTGAACATAGAGAAGCCCGTGAGCATTATTTTCACGCCGCTATGCCTCAACTCCTAAAATCTCATATATCTGATCCAACCTCCAGCCAGACCCGACCTGATCCTCCAATTTATAACCAGTCGACTACCGTTGCAGACCCGACCATCGGAACTCTCAGACCAGATCGGCCACACAGATCCAAGCTCATCTGGATTTTCTGCCTCAGATTCGAGTGACCCATCTGGAATTTGACAACCTTATGGATTTTCTACTTCAAACCCATCTGCCTCACGAACGTACGTCGCGTCCATCTGCCAGACCAGATCCAACCTCCAACAAAACTCCTCAGGACCCTATCGGCACCCACCAGATCTTGCCTAGAACCCCCGATGCATGGAAACCCTTCACCCTCGGATATTTTGCTCAGGCCGACACCACCGCCTGTGCATGGCGGTATACAGGCGATCTCTAGCCTCCGTTTTCAAGTCAGCAGCTAGCCCTAGCGTATGTTCTAGATCGCTCGTGGAGACCTAAGTTACTTAGCCGGTCCAGCCGGCCCAGCTGAACCAACCGGTTCAACCGAATCCGATCTAGCCGAACTAGTATGGTTAGTCAATTCCCAGCCCTTCTTTTGGTCCGTCCTCGAGCCAAAATGAAGTACTTTTCCAGGGATTTATGGGCAAAACCAACCTATGGCATATTCTAGTGGAACCGTTGGTTTGAAAGCAGTTGGCCAACTTACAACAACAAATATCGGCCCTTAGATCCACGACAAATCCTACAACTGGTTTTCATCCACATTCAGACTTCTCTTTATGCTCAGAAACACCGGTAAATGCTTACTCTAACTTACCTGTTGCAAATTATGTCTAGTTTTGTGGGGAACTCTGCAGGAATGTCTATAGTGAGAAACTTAACGGTGAGAATTACTTTTCTGGATTCTCAATCGGTAAGAATGGTCCTTGAGGGACGTCACAAGTTTGGGTATCTAACTGGAGAAATACCAAAACCAAACCCCGGTGATCCCCAGGAACGTATATGGAAAGGAGAGGACTCTCTCTTTTGCTCAATTCTGATAAACAGCATGAAACCCCAAATCGGAAAGCCACTTCTGTACTCAGCCTCCGCTTGGGATATTTGGGAAGCTGTCCAGAAGCTCTATTCACAGAGGCAAAATGCCTCACGTCTTTATACCTTGAGGAAACATATTCATGAGTGCAAACAAGGGACTCTTGACGTAACGTCTTATTTCAATAGATTGTCCCTGTTATGGCAAGAAATGGACTTGTGCCGCGAGGTCGTGTGGAATTGTCCTGTTGACGGAGTTCAGTACTCAAAGATTGAGGAGGCAGATCGGGTGTATGATTTTCTAGCTGGCTTAAACTCTAAATTTGATGGTGTCCGAAGTCGGATTTTGGGACAGAGACCAATACTGTCTCTAATGGAAGTATGCTTAGAGGTCAGATTAGAAGAGGACATAACTAGAGCTATGAATGGCTCTAGCAACAACCACTTAGATTCTGCTGCGTTTGGAACCAAATCTTCGGGACCAGAGAGCGACAAACAAAACGGAAAATCCCCACCCATCTGTGAGCACTGTAAGAAACCATGGCACACCAAAGATCAATGCTGGAAGTTACACAGTCGCCCACCGAATGGCAAGCGACGGTCTGCGAATGATAAATCAAAAACCGGTCGGGCCTTTGTCAG
Proteins encoded:
- the LOC120067175 gene encoding transmembrane protein 50A, with the translated sequence MDLAELWSIFGPGVAGAVFGAGWWFWVDAVVCSSVAVSFIHYLPGIFASFAALMFNCVRKEDIDYSPYEEGEWRLKLWLFFAYVVSFVSLAASVGLLIQDSVVKTGPSVWTGVAGVLQCVFVLVSGLIYWTSHSE